One segment of Macrobrachium rosenbergii isolate ZJJX-2024 chromosome 25, ASM4041242v1, whole genome shotgun sequence DNA contains the following:
- the LOC136852614 gene encoding uncharacterized protein C05D11.1-like, with amino-acid sequence MAALSLLLLAVISAAAIVMAAPSQHQVNGRNSTLASNYELLCELKASGTIPVIKYRSRRTGLKIVLARVEGPLVNGYFTLATEAHDDDGLPHTLEHLVFLGSEDYPFKGVLDLLANRCLASGTNAWTDTDHTAYTVQTAGSEGFLNLLPIYLDHLLYPTLTESGFITEVYHITGDGEDAGVVYSEMQARENSDSDRCFRAMALAMYPEPSGYRSETGGIMKNLRESTNNEKIRNYHCEFYRPENLNIIITGQVEPEEVFAALESVEQKILSKGPLDPYVRPWESPVPPLEHCVDQLVEYPSDTEDTGLVLVAWRGPSAVTEMNDIISMGVLMEYLTHSSVSPLPSIFVEVEDPLASSVHYSCYEYSVSACYLEFNGVPRDKVDHVKPLLMETLTQLVTGRATIDMIVMRDILKNLILRQDSRLETSPHDTIADNVIGDALYGYTCEHLDVRLNKKLWFTHLIQESDKFWIQMINSYLVKSPSVVIRGVPSIAEATRLEEEEKQRIEARKLALGQEQLKIWEDKVENAKLTNEIPPPPEMLQSVPVPGVSSINFHPINAYNNHINLDGTSGTSQPQLSFSQLLSNLPVKFQLDDLHSNFVEIIAILDTSTLRPTLRPYLTLLLDLLFESPVLRDDGVIPYEEVVRELSADTLSRDTVIGLALNGRQFSTGPYSSNAAVVVKVEMEKYERGVRWLQDVLFKSIFSAERIRVKANKLINSIGEYKRSGPALLQLMFNDVTFQKDTNENQQTILRQQKFLTAVLDRLITDEAAVLSEIEEVRNTICHKDRITIHMATNVERLSTIIDPMAPWVNFISGAETPKDKLLNVIPDSQLVSNENFGNVTGFLTGVGSVESAYLLQSTRCVTEHRDWDVPAILTAIQYLTQLEGPMWREIRGKGLAYSYSMTLNPTEGTLTLKLSRAAQLTGAYEEALNILNSHINGTASWEMNLLESARSSLIYEVIEREAVVAGVVQQSLLSYFRRVPHSYNKDLIDRIAVVTIEDVKRVALKYFVPLVQPNTSNTVIVCHPSKVQEIVRELKKSGHNLEVVESLEDSRFG; translated from the exons CCACTGAAGCACATGACGATGATGGTCTGCCTCACACGCTGGAGCATCTGGTCTTCCTTGGGAGTGAAGATTACCCATTCAAAGGTGTTCTGGATTTATTAGCTAACAGATGTTTAGCATCAggaaccaatgcatggacag ATACAGATCACACAGCCTACACTGTCCAGACTGCAGGTAGCGAGGGATTTTTGAATTTGCTACCGATATATCTTGATCATCTGCTGTACCCTACTCTTACC gAATCTGGGTTTATAACTGAAGTTTACCACATAACTGGGGATGGAGAAGATGCTGGTGTGGTGTACTCAGAGATGCAGGCCAGAGAGAACTCAGACAGTGATCGTTGCTTCAGGGCAATGGCTCTTGCAATGTATCCTGAGCCTAGTGGCTATCGTTCAGAGACTGGTGGCATCATGAAAAATCTCCGCGAAAGTACAAATAATGAAAAG ATACGTAATTATCATTGTGAATTCTATCGACCAGaaaatttgaatattattatcactGGTCAAGTGGAACCTGAAGAAGTGTTTGCAGCATTAGAATCAGTTGAGCAGAAAATCTTATCAAAG GGACCACTGGACCCTTATGTCAGACCTTGGGAAAGCCCTGTACCTCCTCTGGAGCATTGTGTTGATCAACTTGTAGAATACCCTAGTGACACAGAAGATACTGGTTTAGTTCTTGTAGCCTGGCGTGGACCATCAGCTGTTACAGAGATGAATGA cATTATCAGCATGGGAGTGTTAATGGAATATTTAACCCACTCATCTGTTTCTCCATTGCCAAGTATTTTTGTAGAAGTTGAAGATCCTCTTGCCAGTAGT GTTCATTATAGCTGTTATGAATATTCTGTATCAGCCTGCTACCTTGAGTTTAATGGAGTACCACGTGACAAGGTTGATCACGTAAAGCCTCTCTTGATGGAGACACTAACACAGCTTGTGACTGGACGAGCAACCATAGACATGATTGTTATGAGAGACAtccttaagaatttaattttgaggCAAGATAGCCGCTTAGAAACCTCTCCCCATGATACCATTGCAGATAATGTCATTGGTGATGCATTATACGGATATACATGTGAACAT CTAGATGTTCGTCTTAACAAGAAGTTGTGGTTTACTCATTTGATACAAGAGTCTGACAAGTTCTGGATTCAGATGATTAATAGTTACCTTGTCAAGAGTCCTTCAGTTGTCATCAGAGGTGTTCCCTCCATAGCAGAAGCAACAAGACTagaagaggaggagaaacagaggaTTGAAGCTAGGAAGTTAGCCCTTGGCCAAGAGCAGCTAAAAATATGGGAAGACAAAGTAGAAAATGCTAAACTAACAAATGAG attcctcCTCCACCAGAAATGCTGCAGTCAGTACCTGTTCCAGGTGTTTCTAGTATAAACTTCCACCCCATTAATGCCTATAACAACCACATCAACTTAGATGGTACTTCAGGAACATCACAACCTCAATTGTCATTTTCTCAGCTTCTCAGCAATCTCCCTGTCAAGTTTCAGCTAGATGATCTTCACTCTAATTTCGTTGAG ATAATTGCCATTTTGGACACTTCTACATTAAGACCAACACTTCGTCCGTACTTGACTTTGCTTCTTGATCTACTGTTCGAGTCTCCTGTTTTGCGAGATGATGGTGTTATCCCATATGAAGAAGTGGTGCGAGAACTATCTGCTGATACTTTGTCTCGGGATACAGTCATTGGCTTAGCTTTGAATGGCAGACAGTTTTCTACTGGTCCCTATAGTTCCAATGCAGCTGTTGTTGTAAAG GTGGAGATGGAGAAGTATGAGAGAGGAGTAAGATGGCTTCAGGATGTACTTTTTAAGAGCATATTCAGTGCAGAGAGAATCAGAGTTAAAGCTAACAAGTTGATAAACTCCATAGGAGAATATAAACGGAGTGGTCCAGCATTGTTGCAGCTGATGTTTAATGATGTTACATTCCAGAAAG aTACCAATGAAAATCAACAGACAATTCTGCGTCAACAAAAGTTCCTTACTGCTGTACTGGACAGGTTAATAACTGATGAGGCTGCAGTACTCAGTGAAATTGAAGAG gtgCGCAATACCATATGCCACAAAGATCGAATTACTATTCACATGGCAACTAATGTGGAAAGGCTGTCAACTATAATTGATCCAATGGCCCCCTGGGTAAACTTCATATCAGGTGCTGAAACTCCAAAAGACAAACT GCTCAATGTAATCCCAGATAGTCAATTAGTGTCTAATGAAAACTTTGGAAATGTAACTGGTTTCTTGACTGGGGTTGGATCTGTTGAGTCAGCATATCTCTTACAATCTACCCGATGTGTCACGGAACATCGAGACTGGGATGTCCCAGCTATACTAACTGCTATTCAGTACCTGACTCAACTTGAG GGTCCAATGTGGAGAGAAATTAGAGGGAAAGGTTTGGCATACTCTTATAGCATGACCCTAAACCCTACTGAAGGAACATTAACTTTGAAATTATCAAGGGCAGCTCAGTTGACGGGTGCTTATGAAGAGGCTCTTAATATTTTA aattcaCACATCAATGGTACAGCTTCGTGggaaatgaatttattagagTCAGCTCGTAGCTCTCTCATCTATGAAGTGATTGAGCGTGAGGCTGTTGTTGCTGGTGTTGTTCAGCAGTCTCTGTTATCCTATTTCAGAAGAGTTCCTCATTCTTACAAtaa AGACCTGATTGATAGAATTGCTGTGGTGACTATAGAAGATGTGAAGCGAGTAGCtctgaaatattttgttcctttagtacAGCCGAACACATCAAATACTGTTATAGTATGTCATCCGTCCAAAGTTCAGGAAATTGTTAGGGAGCtgaaaaa GTCTGGCCATAATTTGGAAGTAGTTGAATCTTTAGAAGACAGCAGATTTGGGTAA